In the Harmonia axyridis chromosome 3, icHarAxyr1.1, whole genome shotgun sequence genome, one interval contains:
- the LOC123675487 gene encoding uncharacterized protein LOC123675487, translating to MNFSDGVTEILHKQRGTHQPKEKSIRQLHPSCFTYGLETLAITQKAAEQLRVVQRAMERIMLGATFRDRIQNIQIRDSTKIGHVSRQEPDKWTQKVILWRPRETTRSVGRPEKRWIDDVRTVAGEQWMRLATDLLAWNNLEEAYIRQWMNTS from the exons ATGAATTTCTCTGATGGAGTAACAGAGATATTACACAA ACAAAGAGGTACCCATCAACCTAAAGAAAAAAGCATACGACAGCTGCATCCTTCCTGTTTTACCTATGGCTTGGAAACCTTGGCAATAACCCAAAAAGCagcagaacaactgagagttGTACAAAGAGCCATGGAGAGAATAATGCTGGGAGCCACCTTTAGGGACAGAATACAAAATATCCAGATACGTGATAGCACCAAG ATCGGCCATGTGTCGAGACAGGAGCCGGATAAATGGACCCAGAAAGTGATACTATGGAGACCAAGAGAGACAACAAGAAGTGTGGGCCGACCTGAAAAGAGATGGATCGATGACGTCAGAACAGTGGCAGGAGAACAGTGGATGAGATTGGCAACAGATCTTTTAGCATGGAATAacctggaagaggcctatatcCGACAATGGATGAACACGAGCTGA